In the Paramormyrops kingsleyae isolate MSU_618 chromosome 6, PKINGS_0.4, whole genome shotgun sequence genome, one interval contains:
- the LOC111844726 gene encoding sodium- and chloride-dependent GABA transporter 2-like, translated as MKKKCKLHLQFKLADQDSSLAPPSPSPQARGQWATKLEFLLAVAGQIIGLGNVWRFPYLCYKNGGGAFFIPYVLFLFTCGIPLFLLETSLGQYTSQGCVTCWRKICPLFEGLGYGSQVVVLYSSIYYIIILAWAFFYLFSSFSSTLPWSTCGNFWNTATCVDFELKNISKNWTFAENATSPVREFWERRVLNITDSVHNLGVIKWELALCLLLSWIICYFCIWKGVKSTGKVVYFTVTFPYVMLVVLLIRGLTLPGAKDGIIFYLYPDPARLTDPQVWMDAGTQIFYSYAICIGCLTALGSYNKYNNNCYKDCIYLCLLNSTTSFVAGFAIFSVLGFMAYEQGVDISMVAESGPGLAFIAYPRAVAMMPFPQLWAIFFFVMIILLGLDSQFVGLEALVTSISDMYPAFFQVGHRRKLLLLIISVGCFLIGLVMVTEGGLYIFQLFDYYACSGMALLIFAILQSICIGWVYGANRLYNNIEDMIGYQPLPLIKYFWRYVTPLICAGTFIFSLIKYTPLKFNNVYEYPWWGYAIGWFFTLSSTLIVPFWMVYVMAITPGSIRQRLRALCTSAEDLPLTRAQKETLFPTPYQPGKLPGLYLRDIGAV; from the exons ATGAAGAAAAAGTGCAAGCTGCACCTGCAGTTCAAACTGGCCGACCAAGATAGCAGCTTGGCGCCTCCCTCTCCCAGTCCCCAGGCGCGGGGCCAGTGGGCCACCAAACTGGAGTTCCTGCTGGCTGTGGCGGGACAGATCATCGGCCTGGGAAATGTGTGGAGGTTCCCATACCTGTGCTACAAGAATGGAGGAG GGGCATTTTTCATCCCATACGTTCTGTTCCTGTTCACCTGCGGCATCCCCCTCTTCCTGCTGGAGACCTCCCTGGGCCAGTACACCAGCCAGGGGTGCGTCACCTGCTGGAGAAAGATCTGCCCCCTGTTTGAGG GATTAGGCTATGGGAGTCAAGTAGTGGTTTTGTACTCCAGTATCTACTACATCATTATTTTGGCCTGGGCTTTCTTCTACCTCTTCTCTTCCTTCAGTTCTACACTCCCCTGGTCCACCTGTGGAAACTTCTGGAACACAG CCACCTGTGTTGATTTTGAACTGAAAAACATATCGAAAAACTGGACATTTGCCGAGAACGCTACGTCACCAGTGCGGGAGTTTTGGGA GAGACGAGTGCTGAACATCACAGACAGTGTCCATAACCTTGGGGTGATAAAATGGGAGCTGGCTTTGTGTCTCCTGCTGTCCTGGATCATCTGCTACTTCTGCATCTGGAAGGGTGTGAAGTCTACTGGAAAG GTGGTGTACTTCACAGTCACCTTCCCCTACGTGATGCTGGTGGTGCTGCTGATTCGGGGGCTCACACTTCCTGGAGCAAAAGATGGCATCATATTCTACCTCTACCCTGATCCTGCCCGACTCACAGACCCTCAG GTATGGATGGATGCTGGGACACAGATATTTTATTCCTATGCTATCTGCATAGGCTGCCTGACAGCCCTGGGGAGTTACAACAAGTACAACAACAACTGCTACAA GGACTGTATATACCTGTGCCTTCTGAACAGCACCACCAGCTTTGTGGCTGGTTTTGCCATCTTCTCAGTGCTGGGCTTCATGGCGTATGAACAGGGAGTGGACATCTCCATGGTGGCTGAGTCAG GTCCTGGGTTGGCATTCATTGCGTACCCTCGAGCAGTCGCCATGATGCCCTTTCCCCAGCTATGGGCTATCTTCTTCTTTGTCATGATCATCTTGCTGGGCTTGGACAGTCAG TTTGTAGGTCTAGAGGCTCTCGTTACTTCCATTTCGGACATGTACCCTGCCTTCTTCCAAGTTGGACACCGTCGAAAACTCCTTCTCCTAATTATAAGTGTGGGATGTTTCCTCATTGGCCTGGTTATGGTCACAGAG GGTGGCTTGTACATTTTCCAGTTGTTTGATTACTATGCCTGCAGTGGAATGGCCCTGCTGATTTTTGCCATCCTTCAGTCAATATGTATCGGATGGGTGTATG GTGCAAATCGATTATACAACAACATTGAGGATATGATTGGTTATCAGCCACTGCCTCTGATTAAATACTTCTGGCGTTATGTTACCCCACTTATCTGTGCT GGCACCTTCATCTTCTCCCTGATCAAGTACACCCCCCTCAAATTCAACAATGTTTATGAGTACCCCTGGTGGGGCTACGCCATTGGTTGGTTCTTCACCCTTTCTTCTACACTCATAGTACCTTTCTGGATGGTATATGTCATGGCCATCACCCCTGGATCAATACGGCAG CGACTCCGTGCCCTCTGCACGTCAGCTGAGGACCTCCCCCTCACACGTGCACAGAAGGAGACACTCTTCCCCACTCCGTACCAACCTGGAAAGCTCCCTGGATTGTACCTGCGAGACATTGGGGCAGTATAG
- the fkbp5 gene encoding peptidyl-prolyl cis-trans isomerase FKBP5, which yields MTTDSELSMDDQSLADFCAKHGVDITPNKDRGVCKVVKWQGVDTEKPMIGDKVYVHYTGKLLNGKKFDSSMDRKEPFTFNLGKGQVIKAWDIGVATMQRGEVCWFLCKPEYAYGTAGSPPKIPPNSALLFEVELLNFKGEELTEDGGIVRRIKVKGEGFSNPNEGATVSVHIQGSCNGRVFDKRDVCFVVGEAEDVSVPLGVDRAMEKMQKGECCLLYLKPKYGFGKEGRPKMDVGPNAELVYEVTLKSFEKAKEPWEMDLKEKLELAVLVKQKGTQYFKAACYPQAVIQYQRIVCWLEMECGLGAEQQQSVKTLLLVAQLNLALCHLRLREYAQAVENCNKVIELDERNEKALYRRGEARLLRNEFSLAMDDFQQVLEVNPSNRAARGQICICQRKIREHHERDKKIYANMFQKFAEHDAKARKLKRKDESDTPEESDLGAKKQCPSEDHP from the exons ATGACTACTGACAGTGAACTCTCCATGGACGACCAGTCTCTGGCCGACTTCTGTGCCAAACATGGTGTAGATATCACACCCAATAAAGACAGAGGTGTGTGTAAG GTGGTAAAGTGGCAGGGTGTGGATACAGAGAAGCCTATGATTGGGGATAAAGTATACGTGCACTATACTGGCAAGCTGTTGAATGGGAAGAAGTTTGACTCCAGCATGGACCGTAAGGAGCCCTTCACCTTTAACCTGGGCAAAG GTCAGGTGATCAAGGCCTGGGACATTGGTGTGGCCACCATGCAGAGGGGAGAGGTGTGCTGGTTCCTCTGCAAGCCGGAGTATGCCTATGGGACGGCTGGTAGTCCCCCCAAGATCCCCCCGAACTCGGCCCTGCTCTTCGAG GTAGAGTTGCTGAACTTCAAAGGTGAGGAACTGACGGAAGATGGGGGCATCGTCCGGAGGATAAAAGTCAAAGGGGAGGGTTTCAGCAACCCGAACGAGGGGGCCACCGTCAGTG TGCACATACAGGGCAGCTGTAATGGACGGGTCTTTGATAAGCGGGATGTGTGCTTTGTGGTGGGCGAGGCGGAGGACGTGAGTGTTCCCCTGGGTGTGGATCGCGCCATGGAGAAGATGCAGAAGGGGGAGTGCTGCCTCTTATACCTAAAACCCAA ATACGGTTTTGGGAAAGAAGGCAGGCCGAAGATGGACGTCGGGCCGAACGCCGAGCTGGTGTATGAAGTGACACTGAAGAGCTTTGAAAAG GCCAAGGAACCCTGGGAAATGGACTTAAAGGAGAAGCTGGAACTGGCTGTGCTTGTGAAGCAGAAAGGAACGCAGTACTTCAAG GCGGCCTGCTACCCTCAGGCAGTGATCCAGTACCAGCGCATTGTGTGCTGGTTGGAGATGGAGTGCGGTCTGGGGGCGGAGCAGCAGCAGTCTGTGAAAACACTACTTTTGGTGGCTCAGCTAAACCTTGCGCTGTGTCACCTGCGGCTGCGTGAATATGCGCAGGCTGTGGAGAACTGCAACAAG GTGATTGAGTTGGATGAGAGGAATGAGAAGGCATTGTACCGCCGTGGGGAAGCCCGGCTGCTGCGTAACGAGTTCAGCCTGGCGATGGATGACTTCCAGCAGGTCCTGGAGGTAAACCCCTCCAACCGTGCTGCACGCGGCCAGATCTGCATCTGCCAGCGCAAGATCCGAGAGCACCACGAGCGCGACAAGAAGATCTATGCCAACATGTTCCAGAAGTTCGCCGAGCATGATGCCAAG GCCAGGAAACTGAAGAGGAAAGATGAGAGCGACACGCCCGAAGAAAGCGATCTTGGAGCCAAGAAGCAATGTCCGAGTGAGGACCATCCCTGA